From Synoicihabitans lomoniglobus, the proteins below share one genomic window:
- a CDS encoding redoxin domain-containing protein, with the protein MSISSFAQAQALRGSGPELERNLPDGFNRLSLGDAAPDFDLIGVDDRRYRLDDFAQHRFLLVVFLSNHCPYSHAAESRMIPWINRMKAAGLGVVAIQPNNPDAITVDELGYSKYSDSFEEMKLYAAENHFTFPYLYDGEKQETAKSYGALATPDLFLFDADRKLRYSGRFDDSRFEDPATVTKHDAVNALADMIAGDAVTAPYARPMGCAIKWLTKVKQVTKKNEAAWSHEPITLAPIDAAGVAELAANRTNKLRLVNLWATWCGPCVDEFPELTKFSRRLKRRDFEVITISMDHPSDQPKALRFLQNHHAGMPARIADSLAMEGRTTNNYIFTDASTDALAANLDPSWPGPIPHTVLIAPGGEVLWTHNGVFDEVALGRLLLDQLGGFYPEGEGDLPVKPWKDAEE; encoded by the coding sequence ATGAGCATTTCATCATTCGCCCAAGCCCAGGCCCTGCGAGGCTCGGGCCCCGAACTCGAACGCAATTTGCCCGACGGTTTTAATCGACTCTCGCTCGGAGACGCCGCGCCGGACTTTGATCTCATCGGGGTCGACGACCGTCGCTACCGCCTCGACGACTTTGCGCAGCATCGCTTCCTGCTGGTCGTTTTTCTGTCGAACCACTGCCCGTATTCGCATGCGGCGGAATCGCGCATGATCCCATGGATCAATCGCATGAAAGCGGCCGGTCTCGGCGTGGTGGCGATTCAACCCAACAATCCGGACGCGATCACGGTCGACGAACTCGGTTACAGCAAATACAGCGACAGTTTCGAGGAGATGAAGCTCTACGCGGCGGAGAATCACTTCACGTTTCCCTATCTCTACGACGGCGAGAAACAGGAGACCGCGAAGAGCTACGGCGCGTTGGCCACGCCGGACTTGTTCCTCTTCGATGCGGATCGAAAGTTGCGCTACTCCGGTCGCTTCGACGATTCCCGCTTCGAGGATCCGGCCACCGTCACCAAGCACGACGCGGTCAACGCCCTTGCCGACATGATCGCCGGTGACGCGGTGACTGCGCCCTACGCCCGGCCGATGGGCTGCGCCATCAAATGGCTCACCAAGGTGAAACAAGTGACCAAGAAAAACGAGGCCGCGTGGTCGCACGAACCCATCACGCTCGCGCCGATCGACGCCGCCGGGGTGGCCGAACTCGCGGCCAACCGCACCAACAAGCTGCGGCTGGTCAATCTGTGGGCCACGTGGTGCGGACCCTGCGTGGATGAGTTTCCCGAGCTCACCAAGTTTTCCCGTCGGCTCAAACGTCGCGACTTTGAGGTGATCACCATCAGCATGGACCACCCCTCGGACCAGCCGAAGGCGTTGCGCTTTCTGCAGAACCATCACGCCGGCATGCCCGCCCGCATCGCGGACTCGCTGGCGATGGAGGGTCGCACCACCAACAACTATATTTTCACGGACGCCAGCACCGATGCGCTCGCCGCCAACCTCGATCCGTCGTGGCCCGGACCGATCCCGCACACCGTGCTGATCGCGCCGGGAGGCGAAGTGCTTTGGACGCACAACGGGGTGTTCGATGAAGTCGCCCTCGGACGTCTGCTGCTGGACCAACTCGGGGGCTTTTACCCGGAAGGAGAGGGCGACCTCCCCGTCAAGCCGTGGAAGGATGCCGAGGAATGA
- a CDS encoding sugar phosphate isomerase/epimerase family protein yields the protein MSSRDSIPPSHGAHSERFIRKPIAGFKLKTSLNAYSFHPRLMRGADGSDPEMTLFDLLEFTARSGFDAIDPTGYYFPSYPVAPSDEYIHALKQRAFELGLGISGTGIRNNFASPDREARAADIERAKAWIIASSKLGSSVMRVFAGHEEPGADREEVAKWMAEDLRTCAEFGAQYGVMVGLQNHGDFLRTGDDIIDMVERVDHAWLGVILDTGNFPADPYTDIAKVMPYTVNFQIKESPFGKDSSVPLDLDRFVKIVCESGYRGYLPIETLDKAGEVYDPVAVVSRFHAEVTAAFARVQSAAA from the coding sequence ATGTCATCCCGAGATAGCATTCCCCCTTCCCACGGGGCCCATTCCGAGCGGTTCATCCGCAAGCCCATTGCCGGCTTCAAACTGAAGACCAGCCTGAATGCGTATTCATTTCACCCGCGTTTGATGCGCGGGGCCGATGGGAGTGATCCGGAGATGACGCTGTTTGACTTGCTCGAGTTCACGGCGCGGTCCGGCTTCGATGCCATCGACCCCACCGGCTACTATTTCCCCAGCTACCCGGTGGCGCCCAGCGACGAATATATTCACGCGCTCAAACAACGCGCGTTCGAGCTCGGACTGGGCATCAGCGGCACGGGCATCCGCAACAACTTTGCCTCACCCGACCGGGAGGCACGGGCCGCCGACATCGAACGCGCCAAAGCCTGGATCATCGCCTCGTCCAAACTGGGATCGAGCGTGATGCGCGTGTTTGCCGGCCACGAGGAACCAGGGGCCGATCGCGAAGAAGTGGCCAAGTGGATGGCCGAGGACCTGCGCACCTGCGCCGAGTTCGGCGCCCAATACGGTGTCATGGTCGGCCTGCAAAACCACGGCGACTTTTTGCGCACCGGTGACGATATCATCGACATGGTCGAACGCGTGGATCACGCGTGGCTCGGGGTGATTCTCGACACCGGCAACTTCCCGGCCGATCCCTACACCGACATCGCCAAGGTGATGCCCTACACCGTGAATTTTCAGATCAAGGAAAGCCCCTTCGGCAAGGACAGTTCCGTGCCGTTGGACCTGGATCGCTTCGTGAAAATCGTCTGCGAGTCCGGTTATCGCGGATATCTTCCGATCGAAACACTGGACAAAGCCGGCGAAGTTTATGATCCCGTTGCGGTCGTCTCGCGTTTCCACGCCGAAGTCACGGCCGCGTTCGCCCGGGTTCAGTCTGCGGCTGCTTGA
- a CDS encoding TonB-dependent siderophore receptor, translating to MAFALFAGGSGLFAQSTNETDSSSSAATDDDVIFLSPFEVTESDDVGYRASNTTSGTSLNTAIKDLPMTIQVVTEEFMSDIGATDFEEALAYSSGVFTDSMEAPGGGNSANANAGGGSNEKSVSASAGGSRFANVATIRGFDVPFQTRFGFRVGGVVITPTTNIALGGLLDAVNIDRLEVVKGPNSLLYGIGVLSGIVNTMPKTPTSEPGLTVSASVGNYGFKRGTLEATGPIVRSNENGHSLSARVAGAWEERDDYTDWRTKELDYEVVQLEYGFRDKANVLLEYQRSHTKFNGTGSEWIYDTGGNDPFFRNAWDENYNFARHVGPIQTLGQLNRSIVTTDANGRPLRTPRVELTYQESDPRNRQLMGGGLPDTYRITGPDTYEMRDEDNFLLNIDLTPTENLAFSGGVYYTAQETEEMAVNVQNFTNGGGGVSLRNTLSAIGDTEYTVDDVWAAANTFYIDRDNLNPANLNLRDNTKITRYWWSKRPNSSDSLQWRLRGTYSFETELPLLGETKHTLLAGNHFINDRVSFLNGDEDIVRAYDRDTAADDALYFRPIDDYSVMRYQGENLAMPGLRFSEQEIWFKGFYGVYQGNYLGDRLGFLGGVRYDEYNASTRDFIRIDPAETTGMSKEQIQSQEVGYVNNPDNVTYGSFEAQDNFPAPIENWSKSLALNFKITDAFTFYGLYSEGIAPNTGLTDGNNEFIDAEETVSRELGLKFSLMDNRLTGSIAAYSIKRKNAIWDFDFAPAPAKWNDSTNPPVGLSLNAARFDPHPEVGTQTLSYGINVHETPEFFQNAFVAGSSSTTDAESLHQTFYITTRDDDNNPVRQQIPGLIAFANYGGTADSPQVFYVEHSEMDTPFDFSYRNSDGNFVTETYSWRQWFESAFFNQSVSSASIGQQDPLSYRREESFFGEFHGGNNPSLDTSSGANVTFADESIGGDLEIIFQPSPSLQFLFNYSYTQREAKGAFNMVDYISLATGEEFAGTEYSRIVQVFGREAFGIQSQDTNGDGVADLFLDQHGEPLSASNPLRPSEAISGIDGVSLFFNPAHQAAIWGRYEFDEGVLKDFGFGLGAKFSSAAATSVTIGGAEIGQNLFPTPDTAAHLTLNAGLYYKFELGRTRWSLRLNINNLLDERYDVTTAAYYDDYNARPINKRSEVFYGPRTFRLTTTVQF from the coding sequence ATGGCATTCGCCTTGTTCGCCGGTGGATCCGGTTTGTTCGCCCAGTCGACGAATGAGACCGATTCGAGCTCATCCGCCGCGACCGATGATGACGTGATTTTTCTTTCACCGTTTGAAGTCACGGAAAGCGACGACGTCGGTTACCGTGCGTCCAATACCACCTCGGGCACGAGTCTGAACACCGCGATCAAGGATCTGCCGATGACGATCCAAGTCGTGACGGAAGAGTTCATGAGCGACATCGGTGCCACCGACTTCGAGGAGGCCCTGGCCTATTCCTCCGGGGTTTTCACCGATTCGATGGAGGCACCCGGCGGAGGCAACTCGGCGAACGCCAATGCCGGCGGCGGTTCCAATGAAAAATCAGTGTCCGCCTCGGCCGGGGGCAGTCGTTTTGCCAATGTCGCGACCATCCGCGGATTTGATGTTCCGTTTCAAACCCGGTTCGGTTTTCGCGTCGGCGGCGTGGTGATCACGCCCACCACCAACATTGCACTGGGTGGTTTGCTCGACGCGGTGAACATCGATCGGTTGGAGGTGGTCAAGGGGCCCAACTCCCTGCTCTACGGCATCGGCGTGTTGTCGGGCATCGTGAACACCATGCCCAAGACGCCCACCTCGGAGCCGGGGCTGACCGTTTCGGCCTCGGTGGGAAATTATGGTTTTAAACGCGGCACGTTGGAGGCGACGGGCCCGATTGTGCGCTCCAACGAGAACGGCCATTCGCTCAGCGCCCGGGTGGCGGGGGCGTGGGAAGAGCGGGACGACTATACCGATTGGCGCACCAAGGAATTGGATTACGAGGTCGTGCAGCTCGAATACGGTTTCCGCGACAAAGCCAACGTGCTGCTGGAATACCAGCGCTCGCACACGAAGTTCAACGGCACGGGTTCGGAGTGGATCTACGACACCGGCGGCAACGATCCCTTCTTTCGCAACGCGTGGGATGAGAACTACAACTTTGCCCGTCACGTCGGTCCGATCCAGACGCTGGGGCAGTTGAATCGCAGCATCGTCACGACCGATGCCAATGGCCGCCCTTTGCGCACCCCACGGGTGGAACTTACCTACCAGGAGAGCGACCCGCGGAATCGCCAGCTCATGGGCGGCGGCCTGCCGGATACCTACCGTATCACCGGACCCGATACGTATGAGATGCGCGACGAGGACAATTTCCTCCTCAATATCGATCTGACGCCGACGGAGAACCTGGCGTTTTCGGGCGGCGTGTATTACACCGCGCAGGAGACCGAGGAGATGGCGGTCAACGTGCAAAACTTCACCAACGGCGGCGGTGGGGTCAGCCTGCGCAATACGCTCAGCGCAATCGGCGACACCGAGTATACGGTCGATGATGTGTGGGCCGCCGCGAACACGTTTTACATCGACCGCGACAATCTCAACCCGGCGAACCTCAACCTGCGCGACAATACCAAGATCACGCGCTACTGGTGGAGCAAGCGTCCCAACTCCAGCGACTCGCTACAGTGGCGGTTGCGCGGCACCTACAGCTTCGAAACCGAGCTGCCGCTGCTGGGCGAGACCAAGCACACCCTGCTGGCGGGCAATCACTTCATCAACGACCGCGTCAGTTTCCTGAACGGCGACGAGGACATTGTGCGGGCCTACGATCGGGATACCGCGGCCGACGACGCGCTGTATTTTCGACCGATCGACGACTATTCCGTGATGCGCTATCAGGGGGAAAATCTGGCCATGCCCGGACTCCGGTTCTCCGAGCAGGAAATCTGGTTCAAGGGATTCTACGGGGTCTATCAAGGCAATTACCTGGGCGACCGGTTGGGATTTCTCGGAGGCGTGCGTTACGACGAATACAATGCGTCGACCCGGGACTTCATTCGCATCGATCCGGCGGAGACGACGGGCATGTCGAAAGAACAGATCCAGTCACAGGAAGTCGGATACGTGAACAATCCCGACAACGTCACCTACGGGTCATTCGAGGCGCAGGACAACTTCCCCGCGCCGATCGAGAACTGGTCGAAGTCGCTCGCCCTCAATTTCAAGATCACCGACGCATTCACGTTCTACGGTCTCTACTCCGAGGGCATCGCGCCCAACACCGGACTGACCGATGGCAACAACGAGTTCATCGATGCGGAGGAAACGGTTTCCCGGGAGTTGGGCCTCAAGTTCAGTCTCATGGACAACCGCCTCACCGGCAGTATCGCGGCCTACAGTATCAAACGGAAGAACGCGATCTGGGACTTCGACTTCGCCCCGGCACCGGCCAAATGGAACGATTCGACCAACCCTCCCGTGGGCCTGTCGCTCAACGCCGCGCGTTTCGATCCGCATCCCGAGGTGGGCACGCAGACGCTTTCCTATGGAATCAACGTGCATGAGACGCCGGAGTTTTTCCAAAACGCCTTTGTCGCCGGCAGTTCTTCGACCACCGATGCCGAATCACTGCACCAGACTTTCTACATCACCACCCGGGACGATGACAACAACCCGGTGCGGCAGCAGATCCCCGGCTTGATCGCGTTCGCCAACTACGGGGGCACGGCGGACTCGCCGCAGGTTTTTTATGTCGAGCACAGTGAAATGGATACGCCGTTTGATTTTTCGTATCGCAACAGCGACGGCAACTTCGTGACCGAAACCTACTCCTGGCGGCAATGGTTTGAGTCGGCCTTCTTCAACCAGTCCGTTTCGAGCGCCAGCATCGGCCAGCAGGATCCGCTGAGCTATCGCCGGGAGGAGTCTTTCTTCGGTGAATTCCATGGCGGCAACAATCCCAGTCTCGACACCTCTTCCGGCGCGAACGTGACGTTTGCCGATGAGTCCATCGGGGGCGATCTGGAGATTATTTTTCAACCCAGCCCCAGCCTGCAGTTTCTGTTCAACTACTCCTACACCCAACGTGAGGCCAAGGGCGCCTTCAACATGGTGGACTACATTTCGCTGGCCACCGGCGAGGAGTTTGCCGGCACGGAATATTCCCGGATTGTGCAGGTCTTCGGGCGCGAGGCCTTTGGTATCCAATCACAAGATACCAACGGCGATGGCGTGGCCGATCTGTTCCTCGATCAACACGGGGAGCCGCTCAGCGCCAGCAACCCGCTGCGACCCAGTGAGGCGATTTCCGGCATCGACGGGGTCAGTCTCTTTTTCAACCCCGCGCACCAGGCGGCGATCTGGGGTCGCTACGAATTCGACGAAGGCGTGCTGAAGGACTTCGGTTTTGGATTGGGCGCCAAGTTCTCCAGTGCGGCGGCGACCTCGGTCACCATCGGTGGCGCTGAAATCGGCCAGAATCTCTTTCCCACGCCGGACACGGCGGCGCACCTGACTCTCAACGCCGGGCTCTATTACAAGTTCGAGCTCGGTCGCACCCGGTGGAGCCTGCGCCTGAACATCAACAACCTGCTGGACGAGCGTTATGACGTCACCACGGCCGCCTACTACGACGACTACAACGCCCGTCCCATCAACAAACGCAGCGAGGTCTTTTACGGCCCCCGCACCTTCCGCCTCACCACCACCGTGCAATTTTAA
- a CDS encoding sugar phosphate isomerase/epimerase family protein, with amino-acid sequence MQRAQISVNLYSVREHLLTVDAFQHSMARLAGIGFQSVQLSGVDVDLMPAAEFVRICADHGLTITSAHEPSVRLLAEPQWSIDRLRALGVTDTAYPFPRDIDFGDPAAVDRWLRALDEAAAQLAAAGITLAYHNHHQEFTRVRGKLLYDRIFEETSLAGEPDTYWIQMGGGDPLAWTRRWAEAGRLSLLHLKDVRITSTGETRFGELGSGSLDFAPILAAAEVGGCRSYIIEQDQSYERDPFDAVGKSFAFLRDNFCA; translated from the coding sequence ATGCAACGCGCTCAAATCTCCGTCAATCTCTACTCCGTCCGCGAGCACCTGCTGACCGTCGACGCGTTCCAACACTCCATGGCGCGGCTCGCCGGCATCGGTTTTCAATCCGTGCAATTGAGCGGCGTGGATGTCGATCTCATGCCAGCGGCGGAATTCGTGCGCATTTGCGCCGATCACGGCCTCACCATCACATCGGCCCACGAACCTTCCGTTCGCCTGCTGGCCGAACCGCAATGGTCGATCGACCGCTTGCGGGCTCTCGGTGTCACGGACACGGCGTATCCGTTTCCTCGTGATATCGATTTTGGCGATCCCGCGGCGGTGGACCGCTGGCTCCGCGCTCTCGATGAAGCCGCCGCGCAACTTGCCGCCGCCGGCATCACGCTGGCCTATCACAATCACCACCAGGAGTTCACCCGCGTGCGCGGCAAACTCCTCTACGATCGTATTTTTGAGGAAACCTCCCTGGCCGGAGAACCGGACACCTACTGGATCCAGATGGGCGGCGGAGATCCGCTGGCCTGGACTCGACGCTGGGCCGAGGCCGGCCGCCTGAGTCTCCTCCATCTCAAGGACGTGCGCATCACGTCCACCGGAGAAACCCGATTTGGGGAACTGGGCAGCGGGTCGCTGGACTTTGCTCCCATCCTCGCGGCAGCCGAGGTTGGCGGCTGCCGCTCCTATATTATCGAACAAGATCAATCCTACGAACGTGATCCGTTCGATGCCGTCGGCAAGAGTTTCGCCTTTTTGCGCGACAACTTCTGCGCCTGA
- a CDS encoding protein-disulfide reductase DsbD domain-containing protein: MTAAVTPTRPRPPVVSELLSDVAAVQPGEGFAVAVRLRIQPGWHVYWLNPGDSGLAPRLSWKLSAEVSVGPIQWPVPRGLPSAAAMSYGYEEEVMLLAMIETTRILAFGETVEIGVRADWLACGTGCLRGAAEHALSLPIASGPAKVPSSHETAFAGARRQLPVERPDGISAVYVRTGDALMVVFNLPAGMVVESRDVYFFPCEQGLFKSLPTQPKTVLDRRIELGLQLIGPTVEVPSRLRGVLVLGPGIGDGYAVEATPWQ; the protein is encoded by the coding sequence GTGACGGCGGCGGTTACGCCGACCCGGCCGCGTCCGCCCGTTGTTTCCGAACTGCTCAGTGACGTGGCGGCGGTTCAGCCCGGAGAGGGGTTTGCCGTCGCGGTGCGTTTGCGCATCCAGCCGGGCTGGCACGTCTACTGGCTCAACCCCGGGGACAGCGGTCTCGCCCCGCGGCTAAGCTGGAAGTTATCGGCGGAAGTATCGGTGGGTCCGATACAGTGGCCCGTGCCACGTGGCCTGCCCTCCGCCGCCGCGATGAGTTACGGTTATGAGGAGGAAGTCATGTTGTTGGCGATGATCGAGACCACGCGCATTCTGGCTTTCGGGGAGACGGTGGAAATCGGAGTCCGGGCGGATTGGCTGGCCTGCGGCACCGGGTGCCTGCGAGGGGCGGCGGAGCATGCGCTCAGTTTGCCCATTGCGTCGGGCCCCGCCAAGGTGCCCTCGTCCCACGAAACGGCGTTTGCGGGGGCCCGGCGGCAATTGCCGGTGGAGCGGCCTGATGGCATTTCGGCGGTGTATGTTCGCACCGGTGACGCCCTGATGGTGGTCTTCAACTTGCCGGCCGGCATGGTGGTTGAGTCCCGCGACGTGTATTTTTTCCCGTGTGAGCAAGGGTTGTTCAAATCGCTCCCGACCCAACCCAAGACCGTTCTGGACCGACGAATTGAGTTGGGCCTGCAGTTGATCGGCCCGACCGTTGAAGTGCCGTCGCGCCTGCGCGGCGTGCTCGTGCTGGGGCCGGGTATCGGCGATGGCTACGCGGTCGAAGCGACGCCGTGGCAGTGA
- a CDS encoding sodium:solute symporter family protein, whose protein sequence is MTSIYISVLVYFGFLLITGWRFRSLNKDLGNFVRGGGLGAWWLVGASLVISNVSAMTFTGMGSIAFQAGAVPLIAYGATAFASFVCFFGLAAWARQTEAYTVPDILRERFGPEVEQFNSYYSFLWGIQNGAVWLWALSIFCSAMFDLPANTMIVALGIIVALYSTMGGRWAVMGTDFLQSLIILPVSLIVFTLSLRAVGGVDGFIDYWHALVDRGSVFMFPAATAGEAQQYTPAYIAALVLNTLVFHLSFFSSHKFLSARDGTAARKAALFGGFAVIIGAVIWMVPAVVARFLYATEVLAHTEVSNPADTAYAITASHVLPGSLMGLMIIVLFAATMSNMDTGLNYTAGIFVRNILKPLRRKLGRHDPMTPAAEVRMGQVVTGINGGLMITLALIYANASSIGILELAYTGNVLIVFPLAIPILVGTWVKQLPRWAYFFSFACAVIPAAWSVVASTMGNPWSLQEKTFGVLAAGIGSILCTIPFYRHSSAAFRQRVDAFFLKTRTPIATGGPHETESARVGLLQRKILGSSVMWAGHVILLLMLVPSDWLGRGCVLFVSATLWAVAWMLRQKAPPPTS, encoded by the coding sequence ATGACTTCGATTTACATCAGCGTGCTCGTCTATTTCGGGTTTTTGCTGATCACCGGATGGCGATTTCGCTCGCTGAACAAGGATCTGGGCAACTTCGTGCGCGGCGGCGGTCTGGGGGCGTGGTGGCTCGTCGGCGCCAGTCTCGTCATCAGCAATGTCAGTGCGATGACCTTCACTGGCATGGGCTCGATCGCCTTCCAGGCCGGGGCCGTGCCGCTCATCGCCTACGGCGCCACCGCCTTTGCGAGCTTCGTGTGTTTCTTCGGCCTCGCCGCCTGGGCCCGCCAGACGGAGGCCTATACCGTGCCCGACATCCTGCGGGAACGGTTCGGCCCCGAGGTCGAGCAGTTTAATTCCTACTATTCATTTCTGTGGGGCATTCAAAACGGCGCCGTGTGGCTGTGGGCGCTGTCAATTTTCTGCTCGGCCATGTTCGACCTGCCGGCCAACACCATGATCGTCGCGCTCGGCATCATCGTGGCCCTCTACTCGACCATGGGGGGGCGCTGGGCAGTGATGGGCACCGACTTTCTGCAAAGCCTGATCATTCTGCCGGTGTCACTCATCGTATTCACCCTCTCGTTACGAGCGGTCGGCGGCGTGGATGGGTTCATCGACTACTGGCACGCGCTGGTGGACCGGGGCAGCGTTTTCATGTTTCCCGCCGCCACCGCGGGGGAAGCCCAGCAATACACCCCCGCTTACATCGCGGCATTGGTGCTCAACACCCTGGTGTTTCACCTGAGCTTTTTCTCGAGCCACAAATTCCTTTCCGCCCGGGACGGCACGGCCGCCCGCAAGGCGGCACTGTTCGGTGGTTTCGCGGTCATCATCGGTGCGGTGATCTGGATGGTGCCGGCGGTCGTCGCTCGATTCCTCTACGCCACCGAGGTGCTCGCCCACACCGAGGTTTCCAACCCCGCCGACACCGCCTACGCGATCACGGCCAGCCACGTGCTGCCGGGGTCCCTGATGGGCTTGATGATCATCGTGCTGTTCGCCGCGACCATGAGCAACATGGACACGGGTCTCAACTACACGGCGGGCATCTTCGTGCGCAACATCCTCAAGCCCCTGCGGCGCAAACTCGGCCGTCATGATCCGATGACTCCGGCCGCCGAAGTGCGCATGGGCCAGGTCGTCACGGGCATCAATGGCGGGCTGATGATCACGCTCGCGCTAATCTACGCCAACGCCAGTTCGATCGGCATCCTCGAATTGGCCTACACCGGCAACGTGCTGATCGTGTTTCCACTCGCGATCCCGATCCTCGTCGGCACCTGGGTGAAACAACTGCCGCGCTGGGCCTACTTTTTCAGTTTCGCCTGCGCCGTGATTCCAGCCGCCTGGTCGGTCGTGGCCAGCACCATGGGCAACCCCTGGTCCCTGCAGGAAAAAACCTTCGGCGTGCTGGCGGCCGGTATTGGCTCGATCCTTTGCACCATCCCGTTTTACCGGCACAGTTCGGCGGCCTTTCGCCAACGCGTGGACGCGTTCTTCCTGAAGACGCGCACGCCGATCGCCACGGGCGGCCCGCATGAAACGGAGTCGGCCCGGGTCGGCCTGCTGCAACGCAAGATTCTGGGTTCCTCGGTCATGTGGGCCGGCCATGTCATCCTGCTGCTGATGCTGGTCCCCAGCGACTGGCTCGGCCGCGGGTGCGTGCTCTTTGTGTCCGCCACGCTCTGGGCGGTGGCGTGGATGCTGCGCCAGAAGGCCCCGCCGCCCACTTCCTGA
- a CDS encoding sugar phosphate isomerase/epimerase family protein — MTTQPSRRRFLTQSAGLAVLAAAGVTLPAGAARAAPASAGRLPAKLKTSLNAFSFNTAMTRGRDGNGPDMTLMDVLDFCAQQDFEAIDPTGYYFPGYPHVPTDAYLADFKRKAFDLGLEISGTGIRNNFATADATKRAADVELAKRWIEAAAKMGAPVIRLFAGQQEAGVNREDIYGWMAEDLHTCAEFGQQHGVVVGVQNHNDFVKNAAQTIKLVKRVDHAWLGVILDTGNFRDNPYPDIAAVLPYTVNFQLKESPYGKDSDVLIDLDRFVQILVDAGYRGYVPIETLTPEGTNPDMRVVIPRFMTRVRRAFARVG, encoded by the coding sequence ATGACCACCCAACCCAGCAGAAGACGTTTCCTCACCCAATCAGCCGGGTTGGCCGTGCTCGCCGCGGCCGGAGTCACGCTTCCCGCGGGTGCCGCCCGAGCGGCACCCGCCTCCGCCGGGCGTCTGCCCGCCAAACTCAAAACCAGCCTCAATGCCTTTTCGTTCAACACCGCGATGACGCGGGGGCGCGACGGCAACGGGCCGGACATGACCTTGATGGATGTGCTCGACTTTTGCGCGCAGCAGGACTTCGAGGCCATTGATCCCACCGGGTATTACTTTCCCGGATACCCCCACGTTCCCACCGACGCCTACCTGGCGGATTTCAAGCGCAAGGCCTTTGACCTCGGGCTCGAAATCAGCGGCACGGGCATCCGCAACAACTTCGCCACGGCCGATGCCACCAAGCGCGCCGCCGATGTCGAGTTGGCCAAACGCTGGATTGAAGCCGCCGCCAAAATGGGCGCGCCGGTTATTCGCCTGTTTGCGGGGCAGCAGGAAGCCGGCGTCAACCGCGAGGATATCTACGGTTGGATGGCGGAGGATCTTCACACCTGCGCCGAGTTTGGCCAACAACACGGCGTGGTGGTGGGCGTTCAGAATCACAACGACTTCGTCAAAAACGCCGCACAGACCATCAAGTTGGTCAAGCGCGTCGATCACGCGTGGCTCGGAGTCATTCTGGATACGGGAAACTTCCGCGACAATCCCTACCCGGACATCGCCGCAGTGCTGCCGTATACGGTGAATTTCCAGCTCAAGGAAAGTCCCTACGGCAAGGACAGCGACGTGCTCATCGACCTCGATCGCTTCGTCCAGATTCTCGTGGATGCGGGTTACCGCGGCTACGTGCCGATCGAAACCCTCACTCCCGAGGGCACCAACCCGGACATGCGCGTGGTCATACCTCGTTTCATGACCCGGGTTCGCCGGGCCTTTGCCCGGGTGGGGTGA